The following proteins come from a genomic window of Edaphobacter sp. 4G125:
- a CDS encoding sensor histidine kinase produces MVNANLLERVRMRTTLLVPLLIVFLGWTLLSILILRIIVEQQTRNELASDLSHSISTYQNLQRQHHELMRRQAALIADLPTIKALMTSNDRHTIEDGAAALWKTSDTDLFALFNSSLDLAAVYGKGAPPSGNELLLSLPSHLKNDEESFYIVLDNALYEVAAQPIVFGDRTTGSLLGYLVVGYALDATVARQVSEAAAAEVLFAYGNKRLAGTLRSDLHDQLISELPRIESTTDGETIRLDGQRYLATTRPLSSDVADATEPRLVVLKSFQQGQALIRRVNRWVTGLSLLVLCAGTIILLAISRSITRPLSSLMQGVRAMAAGDYGYPLEIKGGAEEVRELAGAFDRMRTQLEQSQKELVQSERLATIGRMASSISHDLRHHLSAIYANAEFMCSPSLQQSEREELLAEATNAVHDMTDLLESLLLFSQTGKAFHRSVEMMSVLLERSVATMKSHPAARDVAITLDATSDIRAHVDGRKLSRAIYNLLLNACEAARSSSTAPAVHLSLEEDDNFIRVSVIDNGNGVPNSVNETMFMPFVSEGKQSGTGLGLTLAEHIATEHGGHIRYFRTADHLTVFSISLPRSIWPEVAGRPDTSPDVSKVTS; encoded by the coding sequence ATGGTTAACGCCAATCTACTGGAACGGGTTCGCATGCGTACCACGCTGCTGGTGCCGCTTCTCATTGTCTTCCTTGGCTGGACGCTGTTGAGCATTCTAATCCTCCGCATCATAGTTGAACAGCAGACACGCAACGAACTCGCTTCTGATCTCAGTCACTCGATTTCTACATACCAAAATCTTCAGCGACAGCACCATGAGCTCATGCGCCGCCAGGCTGCGCTCATCGCAGACTTACCAACCATCAAGGCGCTCATGACATCGAACGACCGTCATACCATTGAGGATGGAGCTGCAGCCCTCTGGAAGACCAGCGACACTGATCTATTTGCCCTCTTCAACTCCAGCCTCGACCTCGCAGCCGTCTACGGCAAAGGCGCTCCGCCCTCTGGCAACGAATTATTGTTATCTCTTCCCTCACATCTGAAGAACGATGAGGAATCGTTTTATATTGTGCTTGATAACGCACTCTACGAGGTCGCCGCGCAGCCGATCGTCTTCGGCGATCGTACAACTGGCTCTCTCCTTGGTTACCTTGTCGTTGGTTATGCGCTCGATGCCACCGTGGCTCGCCAGGTAAGCGAAGCGGCAGCGGCAGAGGTTCTATTCGCGTACGGCAATAAACGACTCGCGGGCACGCTGCGATCGGACCTGCATGATCAACTGATCTCTGAGCTTCCTCGAATCGAATCGACGACGGACGGCGAGACGATTCGCCTCGATGGCCAGCGTTATCTCGCAACAACGCGGCCACTGAGTTCAGATGTAGCGGATGCCACAGAACCACGCCTGGTTGTCCTAAAATCTTTTCAGCAGGGACAGGCTCTTATCCGCCGTGTCAATCGTTGGGTTACCGGTCTGAGCCTGCTCGTGCTCTGTGCTGGCACCATCATTCTTCTTGCTATCTCGCGATCCATCACGCGACCGCTCAGCTCGCTGATGCAAGGTGTGCGAGCGATGGCCGCAGGCGATTATGGCTATCCACTGGAAATAAAGGGCGGCGCTGAAGAGGTGCGCGAACTCGCCGGTGCGTTTGATCGCATGCGCACTCAACTCGAACAGTCGCAAAAAGAACTTGTTCAGTCTGAGCGGCTGGCCACCATCGGACGCATGGCCAGCTCCATCTCGCATGACCTCCGTCACCATCTCTCCGCCATTTATGCCAATGCGGAATTCATGTGCAGTCCGAGCCTGCAGCAGAGTGAACGTGAAGAACTCCTCGCCGAAGCAACCAACGCAGTCCACGATATGACCGATCTTCTGGAATCGCTTCTGCTCTTCAGTCAGACCGGCAAAGCCTTCCATCGATCCGTCGAGATGATGTCAGTGCTTCTTGAGAGGTCGGTGGCGACAATGAAGTCCCACCCCGCGGCGCGGGACGTTGCCATTACACTCGACGCTACATCGGATATCCGCGCACACGTCGATGGACGCAAACTTTCCCGGGCAATCTATAACCTTCTTCTCAATGCATGCGAGGCTGCACGAAGCTCCTCTACTGCGCCTGCTGTCCATCTTTCCCTCGAAGAAGATGACAACTTCATACGTGTTAGCGTGATCGACAACGGCAATGGCGTTCCAAACTCTGTAAACGAGACCATGTTTATGCCTTTCGTCAGCGAAGGCAAACAGAGCGGCACAGGACTCGGGCTCACGCTGGCGGAACACATCGCCACCGAGCATGGTGGCCACATCCGCTACTTTCGCACGGCAGATCATCTCACCGTCTTTTCAATTTCCCTCCCCAGAAGCATCTGGCCTGAAGTTGCCGGCCGCCCAGACACTTCTCCGGACGTTTCGAAGGTGACATCGTGA
- a CDS encoding response regulator transcription factor → MQKILVIEDDPRIQKALQRQFTVEGFSVMITGSGTEGVAAAQTINPDAVILDLMLPGMSGRDVCRAIRASLPEIPILILSAVSEIADKVLLLELGADDYITKPFSPRELLARVQVALRRQRREEPSEFMRFGNITADFARMEVRKDGEPVIMTAHELKLLRYFINHPERVITREKLLIDVWGYNSYPTTRTVDNQVMKLRHKLEDDPANPRYFRTMHGIGYKFVGGPS, encoded by the coding sequence ATGCAGAAGATTCTAGTAATCGAAGATGATCCGCGGATACAGAAAGCACTCCAGCGTCAGTTCACTGTCGAAGGCTTTAGCGTCATGATCACCGGGAGTGGAACGGAAGGTGTAGCCGCCGCCCAAACCATCAACCCCGACGCCGTCATCCTCGACCTCATGCTGCCTGGGATGTCGGGCCGCGATGTCTGTCGCGCCATCAGGGCATCGCTCCCAGAAATACCTATCCTCATCCTTAGTGCAGTCTCCGAGATTGCCGACAAGGTTTTATTGCTCGAGCTTGGTGCCGATGATTACATCACCAAGCCTTTCAGTCCCCGCGAGTTGCTCGCCCGTGTCCAGGTCGCGCTGCGACGTCAACGCCGCGAAGAGCCGAGCGAGTTTATGCGCTTTGGAAACATCACTGCCGACTTTGCGAGGATGGAGGTCCGCAAAGACGGTGAACCCGTCATCATGACGGCGCATGAACTCAAACTGCTTCGCTACTTCATCAATCATCCTGAACGGGTTATCACGCGCGAAAAATTGCTAATTGATGTTTGGGGATATAACTCATACCCAACCACACGCACCGTCGATAACCAGGTGATGAAGTTGCGCCATAAACTGGAAGACGACCCTGCGAATCCCCGATATTTCCGCACCATGCACGGGATCGGTTATAAGTTCGTCGGTGGGCCTTCTTAG